From the Borrelia turcica IST7 genome, the window TTGTAATTTGTTAATAGTATATAGCTGTTGTCTTAGTTTCCATTAAAAGTATCAAAGTTTCATACTAAAAGTAACAGAGTTGCCTTTAAAAGTACCAAAGTTGCTTTTGCTTTTTTTATTTTGCACATAGTTTCCTTTAAAAGTATCAAAGTTGTATAATTATTTATTATGTTTCTATTTCGTAAGTTTTTTAGAAAAAAGATTCCTATTTCTATCTCTTCTCCTCCTTTACTTATTAATCACAATGAATTCTCCTTCATTTCTACTCATTTAATAAATTCTTTTTCTAAGCATCATAAATTATTGGGTATCATTATGTCAACTGGTATTCCTTTAAATCACCTTAATAATAAATCTATTTTAGCTTTTCAAAAAGATAATCATTCTTTATTCTATAAAGTAGATAGTAATAGACTATTTAGAAAGTATACCCTTACTGATTCTTCCTCTATTGTTAAAGCTATTAGATTTTTAGCTCGCTCTCATGAATCTATTCATGCTCGGAAAATCAATAGAATTATTAAAAGAATATTTAATCTAAATCTTACTTCCAAAAATATTCAAGATATTTATTATCTTATCTTTAAAGATAAAATTGCTATTACTTTACTAGATAACACTTTTCCTTGTATGGATTCTTTTGTCTACAACACTAAATTAGATAATATCCTGCTCGTTAATGAGCCTTTACTTGATTTAAATAAAATTTTAGCCTATATAAACTCTTTTTCTCATCTAAAATTAAATAAATCTTCTCTTGCTCTCTTTAAAAATTCTACTTCTCATATAGAAAAGTCTATTGCTTTCTTAGTTGAAGACTTTTTCAACAACAATAAGTATCGCTATAAGAATTTACATCAACTTATTTCATTTATAAACTCAAATCTTAAACAAATGGGTATTGACTATAAGTCTACTTGCAAGTCACAAAAAAAAATATTCCTGCGTCTCTTTAAATCTTAAGCACTACTACTTACTCTATTCTTTTAAAAAGATAAAGAGACCCCTAAAGAATCTCTCTTGGTATCATCAAAAATAACAGTAAATAAAATAAAACTTCTATTTAGTTAGGTTTATATCTATATCTACATTATATCTCTTTTTCTCTAAAATAATGATTTTGCTTCTTTAAAAGACTCCTTAGGAATCTTTTATTTATGGTGTTTATTAATCAAATGAAGATTTCATTTGATTAATAAACATATGATAAATACAATTATATTTCTTTTTCTCTAGAATAATGACTTTTGCTTCTTTAAAAGACTCCCGCTTTAGGCAGAAAATTTAAAACATACAAATTTCCTGCCTAAAGCAAAGCCCCACCTATACAGGTATTCTAAACTTTCTATTCTCACTAGATGCTTCTGGATATCTAGTAAACACTTCCTTCATAAATTCATTAAAAACCCTAGCATCAAGTCCTATTCTATATGCCTTAACAATTCCACCAATCTTAACTGTTATTTTTGCTTTCAAACTTTCCCAACTACCTCCCTTATGCTGCCCTGCTATTACTCCTATAATCTCTTCCCCTCCATTTGGAGACAGCGCATTCAGTATTCCAAAAGGATACACATTATTACCTTCCCTTTCTGCTGATTTCTCTACTCGAGGGATTTCAAATGTTCCTCCCCTCTTATTAAAGTTAAGTTTTGGGTAGTCTGTTAACACAAATGATATTACCTCAACGCTATTACCACTATCTATGCTTTCAAACATTATTAAGGGCATAACATACTTACTACTTTCATTGTTATACTTAACTGGCGTTACTGAAATCGAATAACCAAGTCTTCCCTTCAATGTCTTTATTACCTTACCCTTCCAACTCCTAATTTCAACAGGCTTCGTCTTAATCCAATTAATATAACATGTTCTGCATTTGCTAAATAAAGAAACAGCCCAATGAGTTGCATCTAAACATCTCTCTGTCTTCCCCTCAACAACTTCAAAACTAACTCCCTCTTCCCTAGAGACTTTACTACTTGTCTTAACAGCAGCTACTACAACATCCTCTTCTTCTACAGAATCAACATCTTCCTTCCCTAAATTACATCCCATAATTATTATTAGTATTAATAAGGTTGGTCTTCTCATAAAATTACTCCTAAAAGGTAAATTAATAATATATATATCCCAAATTCTCTCTTTTTCTATATATATCTTGCTTGCTCTATAGAGAAAGTATTAACATAGTTATTCCTACAGAAATGCAGTATCTTTACTTTTAACTTAAATTTACCTTTTAGGAGTTTTTATGAAAAAATTTTCCCTTTTATTTTTGCTTGCCCTTGCAACTAGCCTAGCACTATTTGCTTCCTGTTCTCAAGACGTGGCAGATTTTGCTGATGAGATGGAGGAGGAGGAGATTGAATTAGCTGAGGCTGACGAGGACGATGAGGATGATGACGAGGAAGAAGGGGTTGAAGAGGTTGTTGAGGTAGCTGATTCTAGTGATACATCAAGTCAGACAGAAGTGCCTAAAGCTACTAGTTTGGGTGGAGCTGTTAAGGGTTTGGCATCTGCTGTCTTCGCTCCAGTCACATCCATACTTAGTGGTCTTAGTGGCTTTTTTAGTAGTAGTGATAACTCTTCTAAGAAGTGATTTAAGTAGTCTCTTCTCTTCTAGACTACTTAAAGTAAAGTGTTATTCTTAACTTCTGCACTATAATAATTAACACAATAGAAACTTAAGGGAGACACATCCTTCTAGTTTAATATATACTTTTCTAAATCGTTCTTAATACTACCATTATCTTTGTTAGTAATACCTTTTTCAAGGTCTTCCAACTTACCAATAATACCATAAGCCTCATCCTGAGCTCGCTTAGCATTATCTCTTAAATCTCCAGTAACGAGTAGGAATTTATGTAATCGGATTGGTTTTTGTGTCCTACGTAGCTCCGCATGTTGTAGAGCTTCTTCTTTAGTCATATAAAGTTCTTGTTGTAACTGTCTTTCTTGCTCTTCATATTGAGCTTTTATCTTCTTTTCATCATCACCTAAATTTAGCGTACAGCTAAGAAAAAGTGATAAAAATAAGTTAGTTAAAACAAATTTGTTATACTGCATAAGAATCTCCTGTTAAAACATGACCCTAAAAAGAGGTATATTAAAGATATTATTGTTGGCTCAACAAAACTTAGTAAGCTAATAGAATCACAAAAGAAATTGGGTTACAAAGAAGACGTACAGTTTGATTTTCAGTATGAAAACATAAATAAACTTAAGAACAATTTAGAGCTGTTGTGTGATATTGTCAGGGGTT encodes:
- a CDS encoding p23 cell envelope protein — encoded protein: MRRPTLLILIIIMGCNLGKEDVDSVEEEDVVVAAVKTSSKVSREEGVSFEVVEGKTERCLDATHWAVSLFSKCRTCYINWIKTKPVEIRSWKGKVIKTLKGRLGYSISVTPVKYNNESSKYVMPLIMFESIDSGNSVEVISFVLTDYPKLNFNKRGGTFEIPRVEKSAEREGNNVYPFGILNALSPNGGEEIIGVIAGQHKGGSWESLKAKITVKIGGIVKAYRIGLDARVFNEFMKEVFTRYPEASSENRKFRIPV